Proteins found in one Microcella daejeonensis genomic segment:
- a CDS encoding peptidoglycan D,D-transpeptidase FtsI family protein yields MIAVRRTRRRMAMTVIIVAAIVLAFLVRLVDIQVVRAGELTAASEQRRSVPTLTYGARGDIVDRNGVVLADTVYRYDITVAPKFVDDSTVVDEETGERSIRPVADALGAIAGLTGQEAASLQAIIDDELAADPDDDHAYLVRGVTTEVYRAVRDLGIPWVYFERQPARTYPNGQVAGNLVGFLGTDGPLTGLESSMDECLAATNGTATYERGADGVRLPGSTVVEQAPIDGGTLRTTIDTDLQWFAQQAIEAQGSALGADWATAMVVRVDDGHILAAADWPTVDPNDVNGTERGNLGSRIFSTPYEPGSTMKPVSFAAMLDAGVTTPTEKVTVRDGYSTISDFVIRDAWAHGDLPLTSTGILVNSSNIGTSQLAERLSIAQREQYLRGFGLGDYTGIDFLGEAAGFVDTAESIDGHRAFVQMFGQGITATSAQMAGAYQVIANDGVRVPLTLVSGCERSDGTVTDAPSAEGVPVVSEAAADGVVSMLEGVVTDGALAAQLAVPGYRVAAKTGTAEVAENGVYTNDRVVSVAGMAPAENPEYIVIVTFVKPDTMKVSAAAAPTFQSIMTQVLKTYRVPPSTQPAPRLPLTW; encoded by the coding sequence GTGATCGCCGTCCGCCGCACCCGACGCCGCATGGCGATGACCGTCATCATCGTGGCCGCGATCGTGCTCGCGTTCCTCGTGCGCCTCGTCGACATCCAGGTGGTGCGGGCGGGGGAGCTGACCGCCGCGTCGGAGCAGCGGCGCTCCGTGCCGACCCTGACCTACGGCGCCCGGGGCGACATCGTCGACCGCAACGGGGTCGTGCTCGCCGACACCGTCTACCGCTACGACATCACCGTCGCTCCGAAGTTCGTCGACGACAGCACCGTCGTCGACGAGGAGACGGGCGAGCGCTCGATCCGGCCGGTGGCCGATGCCCTCGGCGCGATCGCCGGGCTCACCGGTCAGGAGGCGGCGTCGCTGCAGGCGATCATCGATGACGAGCTCGCCGCCGATCCCGACGACGATCACGCCTACCTCGTCCGCGGGGTCACGACCGAGGTCTACCGCGCCGTGCGCGATCTCGGAATCCCCTGGGTCTACTTCGAGCGGCAGCCCGCGCGCACCTACCCGAACGGCCAGGTCGCCGGTAATCTCGTCGGGTTCCTCGGCACGGATGGCCCCCTGACCGGTCTCGAGAGCAGCATGGACGAGTGCCTGGCCGCGACCAACGGCACCGCCACCTACGAGCGCGGCGCCGACGGCGTGCGCCTGCCGGGCTCCACCGTGGTCGAGCAGGCCCCCATCGACGGCGGAACGCTGCGCACGACGATCGACACCGACCTGCAGTGGTTCGCCCAGCAGGCCATCGAGGCGCAGGGCTCCGCGCTCGGCGCGGACTGGGCGACGGCGATGGTGGTGCGCGTCGATGACGGGCACATCCTCGCGGCCGCCGACTGGCCGACCGTCGACCCCAACGATGTGAACGGCACCGAGCGGGGCAATCTGGGCTCCCGCATCTTCAGCACCCCCTACGAGCCCGGCTCGACCATGAAGCCCGTCAGCTTCGCGGCGATGCTCGACGCCGGCGTCACGACGCCGACTGAGAAGGTCACCGTGCGCGACGGGTACTCGACCATCTCGGACTTCGTGATCCGCGACGCGTGGGCGCACGGCGACCTGCCGCTCACGAGCACGGGCATCCTCGTCAACTCCTCCAACATCGGTACCTCGCAGCTCGCCGAGCGGCTCTCGATCGCGCAGCGCGAGCAGTACCTGCGCGGTTTCGGCCTCGGCGACTACACGGGCATCGACTTCCTCGGCGAGGCGGCGGGCTTCGTCGACACGGCCGAGAGCATCGACGGGCACCGCGCCTTCGTGCAGATGTTCGGGCAGGGCATCACCGCGACGAGCGCTCAGATGGCGGGCGCCTACCAGGTCATCGCGAACGACGGCGTGCGCGTGCCCCTGACGCTCGTGTCCGGCTGCGAGCGCAGCGACGGCACCGTGACGGACGCGCCCTCCGCCGAGGGCGTGCCGGTGGTCTCGGAGGCGGCCGCGGACGGCGTCGTCTCCATGCTCGAGGGGGTCGTGACCGACGGCGCGCTCGCCGCGCAGCTCGCCGTTCCCGGCTACCGGGTGGCGGCCAAGACGGGCACGGCCGAGGTGGCCGAGAACGGCGTCTACACCAACGATCGCGTCGTGAGCGTCGCGGGGATGGCGCCGGCCGAGAACCCGGAATACATCGTCATCGTCACGTTCGTGAAGCCCGATACGATGAAAGTGTCCGCCGCCGCGGCACCCACCTTCCAGTCGATCATGACCCAGGTGCTCAAGACCTACCGGGTGCCCCCCTCGACGCAGCCCGCGCCCCGCCTGCCACTCACCTGGTAG
- a CDS encoding Mur ligase family protein, with translation MSGRIPPVLRPEHPAARPLSGLVEEFGIEARGSLDGIEITGITLSTADLQPGDLYVGVRGEHRHGAEFAGDAAQKGAVAIMTDEAGAAIAGDAALPILVVDDPRAALGDVSAWVYRTMEEPPLLFGTTGTNGKTSTSHLLEGILRQVGLVTGLSSTTERHIGELSVVSRLTTPEASEMHALLARMREAGVRAVAVEVSAQALTRHRVDGIVFDVVGFTNLSHDHLDDYSDMEEYFQAKLPLFQPERGRRGVVSLDSPYGQRVVDSARIPVTTISARDDVDAEWRVQLTDETPLYTGFRLTGPGGQSLETRVPLIGWHMAANAGLAIVMMVEAGFELDAIAHALGETGIDAYLPGRIERVSGEEGPSVYVDFGHSPDAFENTLAAVRRFTTGRTIMVVGADGDRDATKRHEMGRVSAEGCDVLVITDHHPRFEDPASIRATLLEGAALATNRPEIHEVSPPEAAIRVAVNLAREGDSILWAGPGHQDYRDIRGVRTEYSARDEARAALREAGWSTR, from the coding sequence TTGTCCGGTCGCATCCCCCCCGTCCTCCGACCGGAGCACCCCGCGGCGCGCCCGCTGAGCGGTCTCGTCGAGGAGTTCGGCATCGAGGCCCGCGGGTCGCTCGACGGCATCGAGATCACGGGCATCACCCTGAGCACGGCCGACCTGCAGCCCGGCGACCTCTACGTGGGCGTGCGGGGGGAGCACCGGCACGGCGCCGAGTTCGCCGGCGACGCCGCGCAGAAGGGCGCCGTCGCGATCATGACCGACGAGGCCGGTGCCGCCATCGCGGGGGATGCCGCGCTCCCCATCCTCGTCGTCGACGACCCGCGCGCCGCCCTCGGCGACGTCTCGGCCTGGGTCTACCGCACGATGGAGGAGCCCCCGCTGCTCTTCGGGACGACCGGCACGAACGGCAAGACCTCCACCTCGCACCTGCTGGAGGGCATCCTGCGCCAGGTCGGGCTCGTGACCGGCCTCTCGTCGACCACCGAGCGCCACATCGGCGAGCTCTCGGTCGTCAGCCGGCTCACCACCCCCGAGGCGAGCGAGATGCACGCCCTGCTCGCCCGCATGCGCGAGGCGGGCGTGCGCGCCGTCGCCGTCGAGGTGAGCGCCCAGGCCCTGACCCGGCACCGCGTCGACGGCATCGTCTTCGACGTCGTGGGCTTCACCAATCTCAGTCACGACCACCTCGACGACTACTCCGACATGGAGGAGTACTTCCAGGCGAAGCTGCCGCTTTTCCAGCCCGAGCGGGGCAGGCGCGGTGTCGTCTCGCTCGACTCGCCGTACGGGCAGCGGGTCGTCGACTCGGCGCGCATCCCGGTGACGACCATCAGCGCGCGCGACGACGTCGACGCCGAGTGGCGCGTGCAGCTCACGGACGAGACTCCGCTGTACACGGGCTTCCGGCTCACCGGCCCGGGCGGGCAGTCGCTCGAGACGCGCGTGCCGCTCATCGGCTGGCACATGGCCGCGAACGCCGGTCTCGCGATCGTCATGATGGTCGAGGCGGGCTTCGAGCTCGACGCCATCGCCCACGCGCTCGGCGAGACGGGCATCGACGCCTACCTGCCCGGCCGTATCGAGCGGGTCTCGGGAGAGGAGGGGCCGAGCGTGTACGTCGACTTCGGACACAGCCCCGACGCCTTCGAGAACACCCTCGCCGCCGTGCGCCGCTTCACGACGGGTCGCACGATCATGGTCGTCGGCGCCGACGGCGACCGCGATGCGACCAAGCGGCACGAGATGGGCCGCGTCTCGGCCGAGGGCTGCGACGTGCTCGTCATCACCGACCACCACCCCCGGTTCGAGGACCCGGCCTCGATCCGCGCGACCCTCCTCGAGGGCGCCGCGCTCGCGACGAACCGGCCCGAGATCCACGAGGTGAGCCCGCCCGAGGCGGCCATCCGCGTCGCGGTGAACCTCGCCCGCGAGGGCGACTCCATCCTCTGGGCAGGGCCCGGCCACCAGGACTACCGCGACATCCGCGGCGTGCGTACCGAGTACTCCGCCCGCGATGAGGCGCGCGCCGCTCTGCGCGAGGCCGGCTGGAGCACGCGATGA
- a CDS encoding polyprenyl synthetase family protein, protein MPERLRLVDLVNARLDEFLTERGNHLATIADELDVFLDASRDLLSGGKRFRALFAYWGWHSVAGTVRSDDLLAELDDHPELDAVIDLAAALEIFHAAALVHDDIMDNSDTRRGMPSVHRRFEAEHARREWVGSSSGYGSASALLHGDLLLGWSDELLAQGLSRVADRAAARRARSEFHLMRTEVTVGQYLDILEEVAWREAPEEDLLPRAHRVVTYKSAKYSIEAPLALGGLMAGGSEEQVAALRAFGLPLGVAFQLRDDLLGVFGDPSVTGKPAGDDLREGKRTVLIALARAALPGGATRLIDELLGDPDLTEAQIRTLQATIQESGAVETVEQIISRSVAQAIAAIEDAPLSRSARSELIGLSDLVTRRAH, encoded by the coding sequence GTGCCTGAGAGATTGCGGTTAGTCGACCTGGTCAATGCCCGACTCGATGAGTTCCTGACGGAGCGGGGCAACCACCTGGCGACCATCGCCGACGAGCTGGACGTCTTCCTCGACGCCAGTCGCGATCTGCTCAGCGGGGGCAAGCGGTTCCGGGCCCTGTTCGCCTACTGGGGCTGGCACTCCGTGGCCGGCACCGTGCGCTCCGACGACCTCCTCGCCGAGCTCGACGACCACCCGGAGCTGGACGCCGTCATCGACCTCGCGGCCGCCCTCGAGATCTTCCACGCTGCGGCGCTCGTGCACGACGACATCATGGATAACTCCGACACGCGGCGAGGGATGCCCTCGGTGCACCGCCGCTTCGAGGCCGAGCACGCGCGGCGCGAGTGGGTCGGTTCCTCCTCCGGCTACGGATCCGCCAGCGCCCTGCTGCACGGCGACCTGCTCCTCGGCTGGAGCGACGAGCTGCTCGCCCAGGGCCTCTCCCGGGTCGCCGACCGCGCCGCCGCTCGACGGGCCCGCAGCGAGTTCCACCTCATGCGCACCGAGGTCACCGTCGGCCAGTACCTCGACATCCTCGAGGAGGTCGCCTGGCGCGAGGCCCCGGAGGAGGACCTGCTCCCCCGCGCCCACCGCGTGGTCACCTACAAGTCGGCGAAGTACTCCATCGAGGCCCCGCTCGCGCTCGGCGGGCTGATGGCCGGGGGCAGCGAGGAGCAGGTCGCGGCCCTGCGCGCCTTCGGGCTCCCCCTCGGCGTCGCCTTCCAGCTGCGCGACGACCTGCTCGGGGTCTTCGGCGATCCGAGCGTCACCGGCAAGCCCGCGGGCGACGACCTGCGCGAGGGCAAGCGCACCGTGCTCATCGCGCTGGCCCGCGCCGCCCTCCCCGGCGGTGCCACCCGCCTGATCGACGAGCTGCTGGGCGACCCCGATCTGACCGAGGCGCAGATCCGCACCCTGCAGGCCACGATCCAGGAGAGCGGGGCGGTCGAGACCGTCGAGCAGATCATCTCCCGCTCGGTGGCGCAGGCGATCGCCGCGATCGAGGACGCGCCCCTCAGTCGGTCGGCCCGCTCCGAGCTCATCGGGCTCAGCGACCTGGTCACGCGCCGCGCCCACTAG
- a CDS encoding glutamate ligase domain-containing protein, producing the protein MTVVVDDVRHTLEGAVIDVRHGDEAGTIRLEALGDAVVDAALTTLESALAAGGAWADALAAAARTAEIPGRCRRIPLGNGALLLDDTAARTRHEVGRSLKVLADAARGRTRSLAVLGELDSEPAEWFDDHDGLGRLVVRLDVSQLIVVGHGARHTATAAGLEGSWDGESVLVADLDEAYAVLRSHLRPGDALLISAAARTPLADLVDRLTQEASW; encoded by the coding sequence ATGACGGTCGTGGTCGACGACGTGCGGCACACACTCGAGGGCGCGGTCATCGACGTGCGCCACGGCGACGAGGCGGGCACGATCCGGCTCGAGGCCCTCGGCGACGCGGTCGTCGACGCGGCCCTGACGACGCTCGAGTCCGCTCTCGCCGCGGGCGGCGCCTGGGCGGATGCCCTCGCCGCCGCCGCGCGCACCGCCGAGATCCCCGGCCGCTGCCGGCGCATCCCGCTCGGCAACGGCGCCCTGCTGCTCGACGACACCGCGGCGCGGACCCGGCACGAGGTCGGCCGCTCCCTCAAGGTGCTCGCCGACGCCGCGCGCGGCCGCACGCGGTCGCTCGCCGTGCTCGGCGAGCTCGACTCCGAGCCCGCCGAGTGGTTCGACGACCACGACGGCCTCGGGCGTCTCGTCGTGCGCCTCGACGTCTCCCAGCTCATCGTCGTCGGCCACGGCGCCCGTCACACGGCGACCGCGGCCGGGCTCGAGGGCTCATGGGACGGGGAGTCGGTGCTCGTCGCCGACCTCGACGAGGCCTACGCTGTGCTGCGATCGCACCTCCGACCGGGGGACGCGCTGCTCATCAGCGCGGCGGCCCGCACCCCGCTGGCCGACCTGGTCGACCGCCTGACCCAGGAGGCCTCGTGGTAG
- the rsmH gene encoding 16S rRNA (cytosine(1402)-N(4))-methyltransferase RsmH: MTETRHIPVLLERSLDLLAPALERPGAVMVDATLGLGGHTEAALDRFPGLTVVGLDRDTDALAASGERLARFGERFQPVHTVYDGIREALDDLDHAAADAVLFDLGVSSMQLDEAERGFAYSQDAPLDMRMDRTTGPTAAVVLAEYPEDELRRIFYAYGEEKLAPRYARRIVEARQSAPIERSGQLNQIIFDATPRSAQRTGHPAKRVYQALRIEVNAELAALEAALPAALDSLTIGGRIVVLAYQSLEDRIVKRELAARSRSTAPAGLPMELPEHRPEYRLLVRGAELADETERARNPRAIPVRLRAAERLRIPA; the protein is encoded by the coding sequence ATGACCGAGACCCGTCACATCCCCGTGCTCCTCGAGCGATCGCTCGACCTGCTCGCCCCCGCGCTCGAGCGCCCCGGCGCCGTCATGGTCGACGCCACCCTGGGCCTCGGCGGCCACACCGAGGCCGCGCTCGACCGGTTCCCCGGCCTGACCGTCGTCGGCCTCGATCGCGACACCGACGCCCTCGCGGCCTCGGGGGAGCGGCTGGCCCGGTTCGGCGAGCGGTTCCAGCCCGTGCACACCGTCTACGACGGGATCCGGGAGGCGCTCGACGACCTCGACCACGCCGCCGCCGACGCGGTCCTCTTCGACCTGGGCGTCTCCTCCATGCAGCTCGACGAGGCCGAGCGCGGCTTCGCCTACTCGCAGGATGCTCCCCTCGACATGCGCATGGACCGCACGACCGGCCCGACCGCTGCCGTCGTGCTCGCCGAGTACCCGGAGGACGAACTGCGCCGCATCTTCTACGCCTACGGCGAGGAGAAGCTCGCGCCCCGCTACGCCCGACGCATCGTCGAGGCGCGCCAGAGCGCTCCGATCGAGCGCAGCGGCCAGCTCAACCAGATCATCTTCGACGCGACGCCCCGGTCGGCCCAGCGCACCGGTCACCCCGCGAAGCGCGTGTATCAGGCCCTCCGCATCGAGGTGAACGCCGAGCTGGCGGCCCTCGAGGCGGCGCTGCCGGCCGCTCTCGACTCGCTCACCATCGGCGGCCGCATCGTCGTCCTCGCCTACCAGTCCCTGGAGGATCGCATCGTCAAGCGCGAGCTCGCCGCCCGTTCCCGATCCACGGCCCCCGCGGGGCTCCCGATGGAGCTGCCCGAGCACCGCCCGGAGTACCGGCTGCTGGTGCGCGGCGCCGAGCTCGCCGATGAGACCGAGCGCGCGCGCAACCCGCGCGCCATCCCCGTGCGCCTGCGCGCCGCCGAGCGCCTCCGGATCCCCGCGTGA
- a CDS encoding DUF3040 domain-containing protein: MPLSEQEQRLLEEMERNLYQNDADFVATVSGRRGKPNYTQIALGALLAIAGVGALVAGVITQLAVIGIIGFALMLAGVLIVITPGRGSASAEPVARPGAAPRSGSKPRRSGSFMDTINERWERRQDGDR, encoded by the coding sequence ATGCCGCTGTCTGAGCAGGAGCAGCGCCTTCTCGAAGAGATGGAGCGCAATCTCTACCAGAACGACGCCGACTTCGTCGCGACCGTCTCCGGGCGCCGCGGCAAGCCGAACTACACGCAGATCGCTCTGGGCGCCCTGCTCGCCATCGCGGGCGTCGGCGCGCTCGTCGCCGGCGTCATCACGCAGCTCGCCGTGATCGGCATCATCGGCTTCGCTCTCATGCTCGCCGGCGTGCTCATCGTCATCACCCCCGGCCGCGGCAGCGCCTCCGCCGAGCCCGTCGCCCGACCGGGTGCCGCTCCGCGATCCGGCAGCAAGCCCCGCCGCAGCGGCTCCTTCATGGACACCATCAACGAGCGCTGGGAGCGCCGCCAGGACGGCGACCGCTAG
- a CDS encoding Rv2175c family DNA-binding protein, with protein MTADPTRWLTVPDLVEILGVSPGRVHRLLEDRQLLGIRRDKVLVVPEAFLRDGEPLHELRGTLVLLADSGYSDDEAMRWMLGHDDALGTTPIAALREGRKAEVRRVAQSLAF; from the coding sequence GTGACTGCTGATCCCACCCGCTGGCTGACCGTCCCCGACCTCGTCGAGATCCTCGGCGTCTCGCCCGGCCGCGTCCACCGCCTGCTCGAAGACCGCCAGCTCCTCGGCATCCGTCGCGACAAGGTGCTCGTCGTTCCGGAGGCCTTCCTCCGCGACGGCGAGCCGCTGCACGAGCTGCGCGGAACTCTCGTCCTGCTGGCCGACAGCGGCTACTCCGACGACGAGGCGATGCGGTGGATGCTCGGCCACGACGACGCGCTCGGCACCACCCCCATCGCGGCGCTCCGGGAGGGCCGCAAGGCCGAGGTGCGGCGCGTCGCCCAGTCGCTCGCCTTCTAG
- a CDS encoding LysM peptidoglycan-binding domain-containing protein, translating to MPIVLTGAIALGIGLTGPADTAHAAPRKPLSPKPQQALGPSTLRAALAHVGAAIAPGALAAQAVATAAAPTQYTVAAGDTVSGIAGRFGLSTASVLALNGLSWKSTIFPGQRLTLASGAVKAAAASTPAVTGGQYAIRAGDTLSAIAARFGVSTQSILDANGLGWSSIIYPGQVITIPGTGPAPLADAVPAAHIAPGDAADAAISAAPALPGPPPAPTAAPAPAAPAAPFAGPVPAPPQTTPPPAGTISPLSGEGRQHATTIIQVGRQLGVPDYGIVIALATAMQESSMRNLTWGDRDSVGLFQQRPSTGWGTVTELQTPATAAKLFYVGREGLTRGLLDIPGWQSMSLTQAAQAVQISAYPDHYAKWESSAWAWLYELT from the coding sequence ATGCCCATCGTGCTCACCGGCGCGATCGCGCTCGGCATCGGCCTCACCGGTCCCGCCGACACCGCGCACGCCGCTCCGCGCAAGCCGCTGAGCCCCAAGCCCCAGCAGGCGCTCGGCCCGAGCACGCTGCGCGCCGCGCTCGCCCACGTCGGCGCCGCGATCGCCCCGGGTGCTCTCGCCGCGCAGGCCGTCGCGACGGCGGCCGCTCCGACCCAGTACACCGTCGCCGCGGGCGACACCGTCAGCGGCATCGCCGGGCGGTTCGGGCTCTCCACCGCCTCGGTGCTGGCGCTCAACGGCCTCAGCTGGAAGTCGACGATCTTCCCCGGTCAGCGCCTCACGCTCGCCTCCGGCGCGGTCAAGGCCGCCGCCGCCTCGACCCCCGCCGTCACGGGCGGCCAGTACGCCATCCGCGCGGGCGACACCCTCTCGGCCATCGCCGCGCGCTTCGGCGTCTCGACGCAGTCGATCCTCGACGCGAACGGGCTGGGCTGGTCGAGCATCATCTACCCCGGCCAGGTCATCACCATCCCCGGCACCGGGCCCGCGCCGCTCGCCGACGCCGTCCCGGCCGCCCACATCGCGCCGGGGGACGCCGCCGACGCCGCCATCAGCGCGGCGCCCGCGCTCCCCGGGCCGCCGCCGGCCCCGACCGCGGCGCCCGCTCCGGCGGCTCCCGCCGCTCCCTTCGCGGGCCCCGTCCCGGCGCCGCCGCAGACGACCCCGCCGCCGGCGGGCACCATCTCGCCGCTCAGCGGCGAGGGCCGCCAGCACGCGACGACGATCATCCAGGTCGGTCGCCAGCTGGGGGTGCCGGACTACGGCATCGTCATCGCCCTCGCGACGGCCATGCAGGAGTCGTCGATGCGCAATCTCACCTGGGGCGACCGCGACTCGGTCGGGCTCTTCCAGCAGCGCCCGAGCACCGGCTGGGGCACCGTGACCGAGCTGCAGACGCCGGCCACCGCCGCGAAGCTGTTCTACGTCGGCCGCGAGGGCCTCACGCGGGGCCTCCTCGACATCCCGGGCTGGCAGTCGATGAGCCTCACGCAGGCCGCGCAGGCCGTGCAGATCTCGGCCTACCCCGACCACTACGCGAAGTGGGAGTCGAGCGCCTGGGCCTGGCTCTACGAACTGACCTGA
- the mraZ gene encoding division/cell wall cluster transcriptional repressor MraZ produces the protein MFLGTHTPKLDEKGRIILPAKFREELSGGVVLARGQERCVYVFSRPTFQEKVEAITKAPLTSRAARDYVRMFLSGASDEVPDKQHRVTVPAALRDYAGLGRDLTVIGAGDRAEIWATEAWEAYYAEKEEAFSSTEEEVIPGLF, from the coding sequence ATGTTCCTCGGCACGCACACCCCCAAGCTCGACGAGAAGGGGCGCATCATCCTTCCGGCGAAGTTCCGCGAGGAGCTCTCGGGCGGCGTCGTGCTCGCCCGCGGGCAGGAGCGCTGCGTCTACGTCTTCAGCCGGCCGACCTTCCAGGAGAAGGTCGAGGCGATCACCAAGGCCCCGCTCACCAGCCGGGCCGCCCGCGACTACGTGCGCATGTTCCTGTCGGGCGCGAGCGATGAGGTGCCCGACAAGCAGCACCGCGTCACCGTCCCCGCGGCGCTGCGCGACTACGCCGGCCTCGGCCGGGACCTCACCGTGATCGGCGCGGGCGACCGGGCCGAGATCTGGGCGACCGAGGCCTGGGAGGCGTACTACGCCGAGAAGGAGGAGGCGTTCTCGAGCACCGAGGAGGAGGTGATCCCGGGCCTGTTCTGA
- the mraY gene encoding phospho-N-acetylmuramoyl-pentapeptide-transferase: MVVLLLSGAFALAFTLFTTPLFIRLFKRLEWGQFIRDDGPQSHHTKRGTATMGGIIVILGAVGGYFFGHLVTGERITVSALLVLLLMVSLGFVGFIDDFSKVRKQRSLGLGGWAKVAGQVIAAAAFAVLALGFPDENGLTPASTAISAVRDIEWLDFALLGGPVIGGILFTIWTIIIVVSASNAVNVADGLDGLATGSSILAIGAYILIAFWQFNQNCLSPSLDAAVQYKCYDARDSLDLAIVAAAIVASLIGFLWWNTSPAQIFMGDTGSLALGGALAALAILTRTELLLVFIGGLFLIVTGSVIVQRIYFKLSGGKRIFLMSPLHHHFELKGWAEVTVVVRFWLIGGFLVAVGVGLFYLEWAVL, translated from the coding sequence GTGGTAGTCCTGCTCCTCTCCGGCGCTTTCGCCCTCGCCTTCACCCTCTTCACGACCCCGCTCTTCATCCGGCTCTTCAAGAGGCTCGAGTGGGGCCAGTTCATCCGGGACGACGGACCGCAGTCGCACCACACCAAGCGCGGCACCGCCACGATGGGCGGCATCATCGTCATCCTCGGGGCGGTGGGCGGCTACTTCTTCGGCCACCTCGTGACGGGGGAGCGCATCACGGTCAGCGCCCTGCTCGTGCTGCTGCTCATGGTGAGCCTCGGCTTCGTCGGCTTCATCGACGACTTCTCGAAGGTGCGCAAGCAGCGCAGCCTCGGACTGGGCGGCTGGGCCAAGGTGGCCGGGCAGGTGATCGCCGCGGCGGCCTTCGCGGTGCTCGCGCTCGGATTCCCCGATGAGAACGGGCTGACGCCCGCGTCGACGGCGATCTCAGCGGTGCGCGACATCGAGTGGCTCGACTTCGCTCTCCTCGGCGGGCCGGTCATCGGCGGCATCCTGTTCACGATCTGGACGATCATCATCGTCGTGAGCGCCTCGAACGCGGTCAACGTCGCCGACGGTCTCGACGGGCTCGCGACGGGGTCGTCCATCCTCGCGATCGGCGCCTACATCCTCATCGCGTTCTGGCAGTTCAACCAGAACTGCCTCAGCCCCTCGCTCGACGCGGCTGTGCAGTACAAGTGCTACGACGCGCGCGACTCCCTCGACCTCGCGATCGTGGCGGCCGCGATCGTCGCCTCGCTCATCGGGTTCCTGTGGTGGAACACCTCGCCCGCGCAGATCTTCATGGGCGACACCGGCTCGCTCGCCCTCGGCGGCGCCCTCGCCGCCCTCGCCATCCTCACCCGCACCGAGCTCCTGCTCGTCTTCATCGGCGGCCTCTTCCTCATCGTCACCGGCTCGGTGATCGTGCAGCGCATCTACTTCAAGCTCAGCGGCGGCAAGCGCATCTTCCTCATGAGCCCGCTGCACCACCACTTCGAGCTCAAGGGCTGGGCCGAGGTGACCGTCGTCGTGCGGTTCTGGCTCATCGGCGGCTTCCTCGTCGCGGTCGGCGTCGGCCTGTTCTACCTCGAATGGGCGGTGCTGTAG